The window CGATCAGGCCGAAGGCGTTCAGGACCAGCCCGATCGCACCGAAGACGGTGCGCTTGACGCCGCGCCGCTTGGGCGGCGGCTGCTGCGGGTAGGCGGAACCGGACTGCGGCCCGTAGGAGGGTCCGAAGGAGGGCTGGTAGGTCATGGTCACTCCTGGTGCGAAGGCGGCAGGTGGGGCCAGCCTAACGACCGATCCGCGACTGGAGGACGATCGGGCCCGGCACGCTGGTGCATGCCGGGCCCGATGTCGTCGTGGGTGCGCCGCTCAGAGCGAGGCGGCGACCTCTGCGGCCTGCTGAGCGATCGCGAACTCCTCGTCGGTGGGGACCACCAGCACGGTCACCGCGCTCTCGGGGGTGGAGATCACGCGCAGCTCCTTGGAGCGCTCGCGGTTCTTCTCCAGGTCCAGCTCGATGCCGAAGCCCTCCAGGCCCGCCAGCGCCTGCTCGCGCACCTGCCATACGTTCTCGCCGATGCCGGCGGTGAAGGTGATGGTGTCCACGCCGCCCAGCACGAAGGAGTAGGAGCCGATGTACTTGCGCAGCCGGTGCACGTACACCTCCAGTGCCAGCTCGGCGGTCTTGTCGCCGGCGTCCACCGCCGCGGTGATGTCGCGGAAGTCGCTCATCCCGCACAGGCCCTGCATGCCGGAGCGCTTGTTGAGGATGGTGTCGATCTCGTCTGCGCTGAGGCCGGCCTGACGGTGCAGGTGGACGTACACCGAGGGATCGATGTCACCGGTGCGGGTGCCCATCACCAGGCCCTCCAGCGGGGTCAGGCCCATCGAGGTGTCGAGCGGGCGGCCACCACGGATCGCGGAGGCAGAAGCACCGTTGCCCAGGTGCAGCACGATCTGGCGCAGGTCCGAGACATCCTTGCCCTGCGCGGCCAGGTGCTCGGCCACGGTCTCGGAGACATAGCGGTGGCTGGTGCCGTGCGCGCCGTAGCGGCGCACCTCGTACTGCTGAGCGAAGTCCTTGGCCAGCGCGTAGGTGGCCGCGGAGTCCGGCAGCGCGGTGAAGAAGGCGGTGTCGAAGACCACCACGTGCGGGACGTCCGGCAGCAGCTTGCGGGCACCGTCGATGCCCTCCACCGCCGCGTAGTTGTGCAGCGGGGCCAGGCGGCCCAGGTCGTACACGTCCTGACGCACGTCATCGGTGACCAGGGTGGGGCCGCCGAAGCGGGCACCGCCCTGGACGACGCGGTGCCCCACCGCGGTGATGCGGTCGTCGGTCAGCGACAGGCCCACCTCGCCGAAGAGCTGCTCCACGATCCGCATCGCCTCGACGTGGTCCGGCACCGGGCCGGCGAACGTCGACTCCTGCTCCCCGGCGCTGATGCGTGCAGCTCCCATGTCCAGGCCGATGCGCTCCACGATGCCGGTGGCGTCGACGGTGCCGTCGGTGGGGGAGAGCAGCTGGAACTTCAGGGAGGACGAGCCGGAGTTGATGACGAGGACGCGGGATTCGGCGGTGGTTGCTGTCATGGGGTGATGTCTCCTGGTCGGTGCGGAAGGCACGGGTGGCGGTGATGGCGGGCGGCGGTGACGCCCGTGGTCAGCAGTGTGATCTCGGTGCGCGGCGAGCGGCGCCCGGGGATCAGCTCTGGATGGAAGCGGACTCGGCCTGCGCCTGGATGGCAGTGATCACCACGGTGTTGATGATGTCGTCCACCAGCGCGCCGCGAGAGAGGTCGTTGACCGGCTTGTTCAGGCCCTGCAGCACCGGGCCGATGGCGATCGCCCCGGCGGAGCGCTGCACGGCCTTGTAGGTGTTGTTGCCGGTGTTGAGGTCCGGGAACACGAACACGGTGGCGCGACCGGCCACGGAGGAGTCCGGCAGCTTGGTCTTGGCCACCGACACGTCCACCGCGGCGTCGTACTGGATGGGGCCCTCGACGTCGAGGTCGGGGTTCTCCCCGCGCACGATGGCGGTGGCCTCACGCACCTTGTCCACGTCCGCCCCGGTGCCCGAGGTGCCGGTGGAGTAGGACAGCATCGCCACCCGCGGGTCGATGCCGAACTGCTTGGCGGTTGCGGCGGACTGCACGGCGATGTCGGCCAGCTGCTCGGCGGTGGGGTCGGGATTCACGGCGCAGTCGCCGTACACCAGCACCCGGTCCTCCAGCGCCATCAGGAACACGGAGGAGACGATCTTCGCCCCCGGCTTGGTCTTGATGATCTCGAAGGACGGCCGAATGGTGTGGGCGGTGGAGTGCACCGCGCCGGAGACCATGCCGTCGGCCTCGCCCATCTGCACCATCATGGTGCCGAAGTACGAGACGTCCTGCACCTTCTCACGGGCCTGCTCCAGGGTCACGCCCTTTTTGGCGCGCAGGCGCGCGTACTCCGCGGAGTACTTCTCCAGCAGCTCAGGGTCCTGCGGGGAGACCACGCGCGCGTCGGAGATGTCGTGCCCCAGCTGTGCGGCCTTGGCGCGGATCGCGTTCTCGTCGCCCAGCAGGATCAGATCGGCCACACCGCGGGCCAGGATCGTCTCCGCGGCAGCGATGATCCGCGGCTCGTCGCCCTCGGGCAGCACGATGCGCTTCTTCTCGCCGCGGGCACGCGCCAACAGCTCGAACTCGAACATCATCGGGGTGACCACCTCGGAGCGGTTCAGCTCCAGGGCCTTCAGCAGCGTCGGGGTGGGCAGGTGCTCCGCAACCGCACGACGGGCCGCGTCCAGCTTCTGCGGACTGGAAGCGTGGAGGCGACCGCGGGTCCTCGAGACCCGGACCGCGGTCTCGAAGGTGGACAGCTCGGTGGCGATCACCGGCAGGTCCTGCTGGATGCCGGAGACCAGGCGGGTCACCTCGTCGGGGATCTCGTAGCCGCCGGTCAGCACGATCGAGGACAGGGCGGGGAAGGTGCCGGACTGCTGGGCCATCAGCAGACCCGGGAGCAGGTCGAAGCGGTCACCGGGAGTGACCACGGTGCAGTTCTCGGTGAGGTGGCTGAGCACGTTGGGCAGGCTCATCGCGGCCACCACGGTGCCGATGGCCACGCGGCCCATCCACTCGGGATTGCCCTGCAGCAGGGTGCCCTCGACGGCGTCCTTCACCTCCTGCACGGTGGGGGCCATGATCACCGGGTTCTCCGGGATCACCGCGACGATGCCGTCGGCGAACCGACCCTGCACGGCCTCGCGGATCGCATCGATGGAGGTCTCGGCGGCACGATTGACCACCACGGCGATCGGCGGGGCATGGTGCCCGGCGAACTCGCTGAGGGACACGGAGGCCAGGGCCCCGATCTGATCGGGGCTGCGGTCCAGGCCCGACAGCACCAGAACCACGGAGGCGCCCAGGTTCGCGGCCACCTCGGCGTTGAAGGCGAGCTCGGCGGGGTTGGCGAGGTCGTCGTAGTCCGAGCCCAGCACCACCAGCACCGAGTAGCGCTCGGCCAGTTCACGGTGGCGGCGCAGGATCTGCTCGTGCG is drawn from Brachybacterium muris and contains these coding sequences:
- a CDS encoding acetate kinase, whose translation is MTATTAESRVLVINSGSSSLKFQLLSPTDGTVDATGIVERIGLDMGAARISAGEQESTFAGPVPDHVEAMRIVEQLFGEVGLSLTDDRITAVGHRVVQGGARFGGPTLVTDDVRQDVYDLGRLAPLHNYAAVEGIDGARKLLPDVPHVVVFDTAFFTALPDSAATYALAKDFAQQYEVRRYGAHGTSHRYVSETVAEHLAAQGKDVSDLRQIVLHLGNGASASAIRGGRPLDTSMGLTPLEGLVMGTRTGDIDPSVYVHLHRQAGLSADEIDTILNKRSGMQGLCGMSDFRDITAAVDAGDKTAELALEVYVHRLRKYIGSYSFVLGGVDTITFTAGIGENVWQVREQALAGLEGFGIELDLEKNRERSKELRVISTPESAVTVLVVPTDEEFAIAQQAAEVAASL
- the pta gene encoding phosphate acetyltransferase gives rise to the protein MVGTVSQSVYVASPEGMTGKSMVAFGLLEALASQSDRVGVFRPVVKADRARDYAVDLLTRHPAVDQSYEDAIGVDYQLMLSDPDKAHEQILRRHRELAERYSVLVVLGSDYDDLANPAELAFNAEVAANLGASVVLVLSGLDRSPDQIGALASVSLSEFAGHHAPPIAVVVNRAAETSIDAIREAVQGRFADGIVAVIPENPVIMAPTVQEVKDAVEGTLLQGNPEWMGRVAIGTVVAAMSLPNVLSHLTENCTVVTPGDRFDLLPGLLMAQQSGTFPALSSIVLTGGYEIPDEVTRLVSGIQQDLPVIATELSTFETAVRVSRTRGRLHASSPQKLDAARRAVAEHLPTPTLLKALELNRSEVVTPMMFEFELLARARGEKKRIVLPEGDEPRIIAAAETILARGVADLILLGDENAIRAKAAQLGHDISDARVVSPQDPELLEKYSAEYARLRAKKGVTLEQAREKVQDVSYFGTMMVQMGEADGMVSGAVHSTAHTIRPSFEIIKTKPGAKIVSSVFLMALEDRVLVYGDCAVNPDPTAEQLADIAVQSAATAKQFGIDPRVAMLSYSTGTSGTGADVDKVREATAIVRGENPDLDVEGPIQYDAAVDVSVAKTKLPDSSVAGRATVFVFPDLNTGNNTYKAVQRSAGAIAIGPVLQGLNKPVNDLSRGALVDDIINTVVITAIQAQAESASIQS